The Pseudomonas iranensis genome includes a window with the following:
- a CDS encoding phage tail protein, with translation MNKPDSLKAHLLATVAELKHNPDRLLIFIDNGKIRCTAAQTLSFEYSFDLQVILTDFAGHPDSVMLPLLGWLSVHQSELLENLNKAADGIQFEADILDNSKVDMSLTLPLTERVVVGKDDQGNTTVRHPGEPQRAADFLDPNWIPGAQGTGSEWVLPK, from the coding sequence ATGAACAAGCCCGACAGCCTGAAAGCGCACCTGCTCGCCACCGTGGCCGAACTCAAACACAACCCCGACCGACTGTTGATCTTCATCGACAACGGCAAGATCCGCTGCACCGCCGCGCAGACGCTGTCGTTCGAATACAGCTTCGATCTTCAGGTCATTCTCACCGATTTCGCCGGCCATCCCGACAGCGTCATGTTGCCGCTGCTGGGCTGGCTGAGTGTCCATCAGTCTGAACTGTTGGAGAACCTGAACAAGGCTGCGGACGGTATCCAATTCGAGGCTGACATTCTCGACAACAGCAAAGTGGACATGAGCCTGACACTGCCGCTGACTGAGCGTGTAGTAGTGGGTAAGGATGACCAGGGCAACACCACCGTTCGCCATCCCGGCGAACCGCAACGGGCTGCTGACTTTCTTGATCCGAACTGGATACCTGGCGCGCAAGGTACCGGTAGCGAATGGGTGCTGCCGAAATGA
- a CDS encoding phage virion morphogenesis protein, which produces MTNRLEALEEWAAGLLGQIEPASRNKLARSLGQSLRRSQQQRIIAQQNPDGSKYVPRKQRNLRGKQGRVKRKVKMFQKLRTATFLKVQGDGNAISIGFAGRIARIARVHQYGLRDRAESGAAQVKYAQREILGFAPGDLASIRDELLAHLSKELSF; this is translated from the coding sequence ATGACCAACCGTCTGGAAGCATTGGAGGAATGGGCAGCGGGGCTGCTTGGGCAGATTGAACCGGCATCGCGCAACAAGCTGGCCCGCAGTCTCGGTCAATCGCTACGACGCAGCCAGCAGCAACGAATCATTGCTCAGCAGAACCCGGATGGCAGCAAGTATGTGCCGCGCAAACAACGCAACCTACGTGGTAAGCAGGGACGAGTGAAACGGAAAGTGAAGATGTTCCAAAAGCTGCGCACGGCGACCTTCCTGAAAGTTCAGGGTGACGGCAACGCTATCAGCATTGGATTCGCTGGCCGTATTGCACGTATTGCCCGAGTGCACCAATACGGCCTGCGAGACCGTGCCGAGAGCGGAGCAGCCCAAGTGAAATATGCCCAACGTGAAATTTTGGGCTTTGCTCCCGGCGACCTTGCTTCAATACGAGATGAGCTATTAGCACACCTCAGCAAAGAGCTGAGTTTTTAA
- a CDS encoding phage baseplate assembly protein V produces MNDLATLARLIENLIRLGTIAAVQMKPPRVQVKTGTLTTGWLPWVAARAGADREWNPPTEGEQVILFSPSGQLGNGIVLTGLFSDNIPANGDREGLHRTTYRDGTVIEYDSVAHHLNATLAEGGTTKLISTSGIHIVGPITHEGDYTQTGNQNVTGMVTVSEDVIAAGISLVKHLHGGVMPGGAKTGKPE; encoded by the coding sequence ATGAACGACTTAGCCACCCTCGCCCGCCTGATCGAAAACCTCATCCGCCTCGGCACCATCGCTGCCGTCCAGATGAAGCCCCCGCGTGTGCAGGTCAAAACCGGAACCCTCACCACCGGTTGGCTCCCGTGGGTCGCCGCCCGAGCCGGTGCCGACCGGGAGTGGAACCCGCCCACCGAAGGCGAGCAGGTCATCCTCTTCAGCCCATCCGGCCAACTCGGCAACGGCATCGTCCTGACCGGCCTGTTCAGCGACAACATCCCAGCCAACGGCGACCGCGAAGGACTGCACCGAACGACCTACCGCGACGGCACCGTCATCGAGTACGACAGCGTCGCTCACCACCTCAACGCCACACTGGCCGAAGGCGGCACCACCAAACTGATCAGCACCAGTGGCATCCACATCGTCGGCCCAATCACCCATGAGGGCGACTACACCCAGACCGGCAACCAGAACGTCACCGGCATGGTCACTGTTTCCGAAGATGTCATCGCTGCCGGCATCAGTCTGGTGAAGCACCTGCACGGCGGTGTCATGCCTGGCGGCGCGAAGACGGGGAAACCGGAATGA
- a CDS encoding GPW/gp25 family protein: MNRETGAALDLVEHIAQSITDILTTRIGTRVMRREYGSLLPELVDQPFNDFTRLQVYAATVMALMRWETRISLSRIQFIGANLQGQASLEFEGTIVDNNQPLNLSVPLQLGGSV; encoded by the coding sequence ATGAACCGAGAAACCGGCGCAGCCCTCGACCTGGTCGAGCATATTGCCCAGTCCATCACCGACATCCTGACCACCCGCATCGGCACCCGCGTCATGCGCCGCGAATACGGCAGCCTGCTCCCCGAGCTGGTGGATCAACCGTTCAACGACTTCACCCGCTTGCAGGTCTACGCCGCCACCGTCATGGCCCTGATGCGCTGGGAAACCCGCATCAGCCTCAGCCGTATCCAGTTCATCGGCGCGAACCTTCAGGGGCAGGCGTCGCTGGAATTCGAAGGCACCATCGTCGACAACAATCAGCCGCTGAACCTGAGCGTGCCTCTGCAACTGGGGGGCAGCGTATGA
- a CDS encoding baseplate J/gp47 family protein, with amino-acid sequence MNTFVAIDLGQLPAPQIVEQIDYEQILAERKAYAVSLWPIEEQPEIAARLNMESEPLTKLLEENAYRETVWRQRVNEASVANMLALAKGTDLEQLAANFNVKRLVIQAANPTAVPPLPKLTESDDSLRERAQMAWEGLSTAGPRNSYIFHARSADGQVADATAESPAPAEAVVTVQSVLGDGTASLALLDKVKTYLSDDDRRPVADRLTVQGAEIINYQIKARIYPLSNGPETELVLAAAEAQLLQFVHQRRRLALEVSESIVHAALHVEGVRKVVLEDWEDIVATKYQAPYCTSVELTLGVE; translated from the coding sequence ATGAACACTTTCGTCGCCATCGACCTCGGCCAACTGCCGGCGCCGCAAATCGTCGAACAGATCGACTACGAACAGATCCTCGCTGAGCGCAAGGCTTACGCCGTCAGCCTCTGGCCGATCGAGGAACAACCCGAGATCGCCGCCCGGCTCAACATGGAATCGGAGCCGCTGACCAAATTACTCGAGGAAAACGCCTACCGCGAAACCGTTTGGCGCCAGCGGGTCAACGAGGCATCGGTTGCCAACATGCTGGCGTTGGCCAAGGGCACTGACCTCGAACAGCTCGCCGCTAACTTCAACGTGAAGCGGCTGGTCATTCAAGCGGCAAACCCGACAGCCGTGCCGCCCCTCCCCAAGCTGACGGAAAGCGACGACAGCCTGCGTGAACGCGCGCAAATGGCATGGGAAGGCCTCAGCACAGCCGGCCCGCGCAACAGCTACATCTTCCACGCCCGGTCCGCTGACGGTCAGGTTGCCGACGCTACCGCCGAAAGCCCGGCGCCGGCCGAAGCCGTGGTCACGGTGCAATCGGTGCTGGGCGACGGCACTGCCTCGCTGGCACTGCTCGACAAGGTCAAAACGTACCTCAGCGACGACGACCGCCGCCCCGTCGCGGATCGTCTGACCGTCCAGGGTGCGGAGATCATCAACTACCAGATCAAAGCCAGGATCTACCCGTTGAGCAATGGCCCTGAAACCGAATTGGTCCTCGCAGCAGCCGAAGCCCAGTTGCTCCAGTTCGTGCATCAGCGCCGGCGCCTGGCACTGGAGGTTTCCGAATCCATCGTGCACGCCGCGCTGCACGTCGAGGGCGTGCGCAAAGTAGTGCTGGAAGACTGGGAGGACATCGTCGCCACCAAGTACCAGGCGCCGTATTGCACGAGCGTGGAACTGACATTGGGGGTCGAGTGA
- a CDS encoding phage tail protein I: protein MTYQPLLPGNSTPLERKAAQALAEIQRVPIPLRTLYNPDLCPLPLLPYLAWAFSVDRWDSKWSEAAKRAACRAAYYVHSHKGTIGALRRVVEPLGYLIEVAEWWQTVPHGTPGTFALRIGVLDSGITEAMYQELVWLIDDAKPLTRHLTGLDIILETRLDAFVGFAVYDGDEIDVYPWSNPDIDASVRGYTGVSLYTLDELDVYPHG from the coding sequence ATGACCTACCAGCCACTGCTACCCGGCAACTCGACTCCACTGGAACGCAAAGCCGCGCAGGCCTTGGCAGAAATCCAGCGCGTGCCGATTCCATTGCGCACGCTCTATAACCCTGACCTGTGCCCCCTGCCCTTACTGCCGTACCTGGCCTGGGCGTTTTCGGTGGATCGCTGGGACAGCAAATGGTCAGAAGCCGCCAAGCGTGCCGCGTGCAGAGCCGCCTATTACGTGCACTCGCACAAGGGCACCATCGGCGCATTGCGCCGGGTGGTAGAACCGCTGGGCTACCTGATCGAGGTCGCAGAGTGGTGGCAGACGGTTCCACATGGCACGCCTGGCACCTTCGCGTTGCGCATCGGCGTCCTCGACTCCGGCATCACCGAAGCGATGTATCAGGAACTGGTCTGGCTGATCGACGACGCCAAGCCCCTCACCCGCCACCTCACCGGCCTCGACATCATTCTTGAAACCCGGCTCGACGCCTTCGTTGGCTTCGCCGTTTACGACGGCGACGAAATCGACGTGTACCCCTGGAGCAACCCGGACATCGACGCATCCGTCCGGGGCTACACCGGCGTGAGCCTCTACACCCTCGACGAACTGGACGTGTATCCCCATGGTTGA